The following proteins come from a genomic window of Montipora foliosa isolate CH-2021 chromosome 2, ASM3666993v2, whole genome shotgun sequence:
- the LOC137993084 gene encoding zinc finger matrin-type protein 2-like, translating into MAGVSGKNDNFRRTWDRDEYEKKAKERAEEQYSDDEEGSNSKTRPSIPVKRELLKRRDYDVDLEANLGKSVVITKTTPLSHTGGYYCNVCDCVVKDSVNFLDHINGKKHQRNLGMSMRVERSSLDQVKRRFETNKRKREEEKQKKGKEYDLEERIAILREEEEQRKQQRKVARKEKKQKLTAEDDGDIDPNLAATMGFAGFGTSKK; encoded by the exons ATGGCTGGTGTTAGCGGAAAGAATGACAACTTTAGAAGGACTTGGGACAGAGACGAATACGAAAAGAAGGCTAAAGAAAGAGCAGAAGAGCAATACTCGGACGATGAAGAGGGTTCAAATTCAAAAACCCGTCCTTCTATACCGGTTAAAAGAGAGCTTCTGAAAAGGAGGGACTACGATGTTGATCTTGAAGCAAACCTTGGTAAATCAGTGGTCATAACCAAAACAACACCACTGTCGCACACTGGAGGATATTACTGCAATGTTTGCGACTGTGTCGTGAAAGATTCTGTGAACTTTTTAGACCACATTAATggaaaaaaacatcaaagaaaccTCGGTATGTCAATGAGAGTTGAAAGATCTTCTCTTGATCAAGTGAAACGACGGTTTGAGACGAATaagaggaagagagaggaggaaaagcaaaagaaaggaaaggagtaTGATTTGGAAGAGAGGATAGCCATTCTACGAGAAGAG gaagaacaaagaaaacaacaaagaaaggttgctcgcaaagaaaagaaacagaaattgaCAGCTGAAGATGATGGAGACATTGACCCAAATCTGGCAGCCACTATGGGTTTTGCTGGTTTTGGAACCAgcaagaaataa